One part of the Pseudopipra pipra isolate bDixPip1 chromosome 3, bDixPip1.hap1, whole genome shotgun sequence genome encodes these proteins:
- the GLYATL3 gene encoding glycine N-acyltransferase-like protein 3: MLVLNCSRKLQMLEKMLRKSFPESLKVYGAVMNINRGNPFRTEVVVDSWPDFKAVITRPQREIEMDDLDHYTNAYAVFYKELETYWELLENTNTINWGQIFQIQGLQDGICEISRTVALSKQVDVKTSSFQMVIHPDPDMLPDVKLQMDPKLTLAHLDISHASLLSKTWSRGGNPRCQKYLAGLICCFPSACVLDEHGNPLSWSLTDQFATMVHNYTLPEHRRKGYSRLVATTLAKTLHRCGFPAQGNVLETNIPSITLLKSMNAQILPCSFFRVIHTPFHFLAKSHL, encoded by the exons ATGCTGGTACTTAACTGCTCCAGGAAGCTGCAGATGCTTGAGAAAATGTTAAGGAAGAGTTTTCCTGAGTCCCTTAAG GTTTATGGAGCTGTGATGAACATCAACCGAGGGAACCCCTTCAGGACAGAAGTGGTGGTGGACTCATGGCCAGACTTCAAAGCTGTTATCACCCGGCCACAGAGGGAG ATTGAGATGGATGACCTTGACCATTACACCAATGCTTATGCAGTTTTCTACAAGGAGCTGGAGACTTACTGGGAACTACTGGAAAACACAAATACCATCAACTGGGGACAAATTTTTCAGATTCAAG GGCTCCAGGATGGAATATGTGAAATATCCAGGACTGTGGCTTTATCCAAGCAAGTAGATGTGAAGACATCCTCTTTCCAGATGGTTATCCATCCAGACCCGGACATGCTGCCAGATGTCAAACTTCA GATGGACCCCAAATTGACCTTGGCTCACCTGGATATCTCCCATGCCAGCCTGCTCAGCAAAACCTGGTCACGGGGAGGCAACCCAAGGTGCCAGAAGTATCTTGCTGGCCTCATTTGCTGCTTCCCCAGTGCCTGTGTCTTGGACGAACATGGGAATCCCCTCTCCTGGAGCCTGACAGACCAGTTTGCCACCATGGTTCATAATTACACCCTGCCAGAGCATCGAAGGAAGGGTTACAGCAGGCTTGTGGCTACTACTCTAGCTAAGACATTGCACAGGTGTGGCTTTCCAGCTCAGGGTAATGTCCTGGAGACAAATATCCCATCAATAACATTGCTGAAAAGCATGAATGCCCAGATCCTTCCCTGCTCATTTTTCAGAGTGATTCATacaccttttcattttttagcCAAATCTCACTTGTAG
- the LOC135412212 gene encoding cytochrome P450 2K6-like, with the protein MDWSSSTSIGLVFILAFLYILKIAGFWDNQRKNFPPGPRALPIIGNLHLFDLKRPYRTYIQLSKEYGPVFSVQMGHRKVVVISGYETVKEALVNQADAFAERPKIPVFEDLTKGNGVVFAHGENWKVMRRFTLTTLRDFGMGKRAIEDRIVEEYGYLGDTIASQQGKPFDASKIINAAVANIIVSILLGKRFDYKDSRFVRLLNLTNESVRLAGKPLVTMYNIFPYLGFLLRANKTLLQNRDEFHDYVKVTFLEHLKNLDKNDQRSLIDAFLVKQQEEKSTTNGYFHNGNLLSLMSNLFTAGVETISTTLYWGFLLMLKYPEIQRKVQEEIDQVIGSNPPRIEHRTQMPYTDAVVHEIQRFANILPLDLPHETAADVTLKGYFIPKGTYIIPLLASVLRDESQWEKPDMFYPEHFLDANGKFVKKDAFMPFSAGRRICAGETLAKMELFLFFTSLLQRFNFLPPPGVSTSDLDLSPAISFNIIPKPYKMCAVTRS; encoded by the exons ATGgactggagcagcagcacttccaTTGGTTTAGTGTTCATCCTGGCTTTTCtatacattttgaaaatagCAGGTTTCTGGGACAACCAGAGAAAGAATTTTCCTCCAGGACCAAGAGCATTACCTATAATTGGAAACCTTCATTTATTTGATTTGAAGAGACCCTACAGGACTTATATACAg CTGTCAAAGGAATATGGCCCAGTCTTCAGTGTTCAGATGGGGCACAGGAAAGTAGTTGTGATTTCTGGGTATGAGACAGTGAAGGAAGCTCTTGTAAACCAGGCAGATGCATTTGCAGAGAGACCTAAAATCCCAGTCTTTGAAGATTTGACCAAAGGAAATG GGGTTGTTTTTGCCCATGGTGAAAACTGGAAGGTGATGCGAAGATTTACTCTCACAACCTTACGAGACTTTGGGATGGGGAAAAGGGCCATTGAGGATCGAATTGTGGAGGAATACGGGTACCTGGGAGACACCATCGCCTCACAACAAG GAAAGCCCTTTGACGCCAGTAAAATAATTAATGCAGCAGTTGCCAACATAATTGTGTCAATATTACTTGGAAAACGATTTGACTACAAAGACTCCAGATTTGTGAGACTTCTAAATCTGACCAATGAAAGCGTGAGGCTTGCTGGGAAACCTTTGGTCACG ATGTACAACATCTTCCCATACCTTGGATTCCTGTTAAGGGCTAACAAGACTCTTCTCCAAAACAGAGATGAATTCCATGATTATGTAAAAGTTACTTTTCTAGAACATCTCAAAAACCTGGACAAAAATGACCAAAGAAGCCTTATCGATGCTTTCCTGGTTAAGCAGCAGGAG GAGAAATCCACTACCAATGGTTACTTCCACAATGGCAACTTGTTAAGCTTGATGAGCAATTTGTTTACTGCTGGTGTTGAGACAATTTCCACCACACTATATTGGGGCTTTCTGCTGATGCTAAAATACCCTGAAATTCAGA GAAAGGTCCAAGAAGAGATAGATCAAGTGATAGGGTCAAACCCCCCACGGATCGAGCACCGAACTCAGATGCCATATACAGATGCTGTTGTCCATGAAATCCAGAGGTTTGCCAATATCCTGCCATTGGATCTGCCTCATGAGACTGCTGCAGATGTCACCCTCAAAGGCTATTTCATTCCCAAG GGAACCTACATCATCCCCTTGCTGGCCTCAGTCCTGCGCGACGAGTCGCAGTGGGAGAAACCAGACATGTTCTACCCTGAGCACTTTCTCGATGCCAATGGGAAATTCGTGAAGAAAGATGCTTTCATGCCCTTTTCAGCAG GGAGGAGGATCTGTGCTGGGGAGACTTTGGCCAAAATGGagctcttcctcttcttcaccaGCCTCCTGCAGAGGTTCAACTTCCTGCCTCCACCTGGAGTTTCCACCTCAGACCTGGACCTCAGCCCTGCTATTTCATTTAATATCATCCCCAAACCCTATAAAATGTGTGCTGTGACACGTTCCTAG